In Pontiella agarivorans, the genomic window ATCCTCATAAGCGCGATAGCCGTAGATCGGCTCGTTGCGCTTCAGCGTGCTGTTCTCCCGGATTACAGGCAGCAGCGAAACCCCATCAAGATCGGGATAAACAGCCGGATTGCCGCCGGCAATTTCAACAAAAGTTGGGAACAGGTCCGCCGTCTGAACAATACTGTCGTTCCGGACACCGGCCGGTGCAACGCCCGGCCAGCTGACAATAAACGGAACGCGCGCACCGCCTTCGCAAAGGGTATCGACACGTTTTCCGCCACGATACGGAGCCCATTCATACAGACTGCCCTGATCCGAGGTGAAAACAATAACAGTGTTTTTATCCATCCCTTTCGCCTCGAGTGCGGCGCGGATACGGCCGATCGACTCATCGACCGCCGCCACCTGCGCAGCATACTGCACCCGCTTGGGTTCATCTTTCAGCCCCGGACGGTTTTCGAACTTCCGAACCAGGTCTTTTCTTCCAATGTTCGGAGAATGAACGTTGTAGTACCACATGGAAACCATCAGCGGCTGCTTCTGATCCCAGCCCTCGATGAACGTCACCAGTTCGTCCGTCAAACGATCGGTCAGATAGGTTTCGGAATCTGCTTCATCCAGGATATCGGTATCTCTGAAATAGTCCGGATAATAATTATTGGGCGAACCGTGATCCGTGGTGCCGACCTGGCGGTCAAACCCCTGATCAACCGGATAAAATCCTTCTTCACCGATATGCCATTTACCGAGAAACAGGTTGTAGTAACCCAGCTCTTTAAGTGCCTCCGCATAAGAGACCTGTTCCAGATCCACCCAGTTTTTGCTCGGAAAGCGGGCCGGATCCGTCGGCAGTAAATGGTGAGACGGGCGACCCTGCTCATCATAAATCAGCTGAATACCCTTTTTGGTGTCGGTGCGAACATGACGCACCATTTTCAACCGTGCGGGATGTTTTCCGGTCAGCAAAGTAGCCCGGCTCGGACTGCAGACCGGCCCGGCAACGTAGCCCTGCTGAAAATCAATACCATCCTTTGCCAGCTGATCAATATTCGGAGTTTCGAACAGATCCGGATTGCGGTAACCGAGATTATTCCATCCCAGATCGTCCACAAAAAACAAAACGATATTGGGCTTTTCCGCAGCCATCGCAACGCCGGCGGCTATCATAAAATATGCGATCCATTTTTTCATCTCACTTCCCCTTCGCTTTCATTGTATTCTTTTTCACCATCGTTCTGCACATCGCAGTTCAACCTCAGCAGGGTCAGCACCGCGTGCTTTATCAAATGCGTCTACTCATCGCTGAATGATTTGTAGTTAATGCGGAATACGTATGCCGCTTCACAGGGTTTATCTCCCTGAACCTGAATGGCCAGCCCTTGGGGCGTCTGCTTCCAGACGACCGCTCCACCACTGATGAATTCCACCGTTTTAACAGGGCGGGATTCGAGCGGATTACCGGCTGCCAGAGAAGTAATATTGAACGCGCCATCTTCCGGCCAGCCCAGCGAAATAGCATAAAGCGTATCTCCTTTTTGCGTAAAACGGATATCGGCAGATACGTTGTCTGCATTCTCTTGTTCGGAATGATGCCCTGCACTGATTTTCGTCGGTCCTTCCCCATAAATTTTCCAGGGTCTGGAACCGTAAATGGCTTCGCCATTCAATTTCAGCCACGCCCCCATTTCGCGGAGAATGGCTTTATCCTCCTCCGGAATAGTGCCATCGGCTTTCGGGCCGATGTTAAGCAGAAGACAGCCGTTTTTGCTGACGATATCAATCAGTTCATCCAATAGATAATCAGACGTTTTATATTGCTCACCTTGAATATACCCCCATGAAAATTTGCCCACTGCAGTGTCGGTCTGCCACGGAAGTTTCCTGATTTCACTCATGCGGCCTCGTTCGATATCGAGCACGATCAGATCTTCGGGAAAAGACGCGTTCTTCATATTTTTATCCTGAAAAACCACCCCTTTCTTCCAATCGATCCCTTTGTTGTAGTAGTAAGCCAAAATACGTTTATGCATGGAATCCCAGCCGGGTTTGTCGAGACCGAAGTCAAACCAGAGAAGGTCGGGCTCATATTGATCGATTATATCGGTAGTGCGATTCCACCAGAGCTCCATGAATTCTCTGGACGGTTTTGAGCCGCGCTCAATCTTTTTCCAATAGAGATCCTGATAGTGCGGATCATTGGTATCCCAGCCCGGATCTTTTTTACTGAAATACCCACGATGATTCGCAAAATGCGAAGAGACTCCGAACTTAAGACCGGCCTTGCGGGTGGCATCGGCCAGCTCACGCATCGTGTCGCGCTTCGGGCCCATATTCACCACATTCCAGCGGGTATATTTTGAATCATACATCGCAAAACCATCGTGATGTTCTGCCACGGGCACCACATATTTTGCCCCTGCATCGTTAAACAGATTAACCCATTCCGTTGCATCAAATTTTTCTGCTTTGAACAAAGGAATAAAATCCTTGTAGCCAAATGCAGAAAGATCGCCATAGGTTTTTATATGATGGCTGTAGATGTCCATGCCATTGCGCTCGCCCCGTGTGGGGTAATACATATATTTGGGGTATTTCTCGCTGCCATAAGCCGGAACGGAATAAGGCCCCCAATGCAGAAATATGCCGAACTTCGCATCGCGAAACCATTCCGGGCATTGGTAATGGCTGCGGATCGAATCCCAGTCCGGCTCCATTTTGGAAGCCGGCTTTTCCAAGGGCCCTCCACCTCCGAACACCGGGACCGACAACAGACTTAAGCCATAAATCGCAACGATCATTTTTTTCATCATTCACTCCCTGCCGCATCCCGAAGCCCGCGGTTCAGATCAAACGTAATGCAAATCTTTCTCTACGCTTATGAACCGATATTCCAGTAGAACACCATCACGCAGTTTTTGAACGGATTTGTATTCAATATCCTGATTTGCCGCAGATGCCCTTTTCTTCCGATTTCCAAATAGTTCAGCGAAAACGCATCCTTCATTTTGACCGCAATCTTAATCCGATCAGAACGCTCCACGCCCCGGACCGGCAATCGCCCGTCTTCCCACTCGTTACGTTTGGGATTAGCGAAAATGGACACATTGTCCATCTTTTCACCTTCGCTCTGGATTTCAAACCGAACCGTATTCTGCGTTAACGGCCTCGATATCCCCTGAGTAAAAGCGTCTCTTCGAAATATTCATTAATCACTTCTGCCCGAAACCAACCTCATAAACTAACGCACTATTTTTCATCTGTTTTCGCCGAATGAATCTCGGCAAAGTGAATATTGTAAAAGAGATTTTCGATTTCCTGCTCGATATTAATGTTGTGAATCAGGAAATCTTCGTCGCTTTTCAGCACAATCGGCGAAAAATTAATGACACCGCTGCAACAGGTTTTTTTCAGGGTTTCCACCATACTCTGGGCAGAGGGTTCGGGCACAGTCAAGGCGGCGACCTTAATTTTGTTGGCATCAATGAATTCGCGAATCCGTTTAATATGGAAAATCGGAATGGGTGCTTCGGCATCGAGTACCCGGGGATCGGAATCAAACGCAGCCACAACACGAATTCCAACCCTTGGAAATCCGTTATGATTCATCAGGGCCTGACCCAGTTTCCCGCAGCCGATAATCACGATCTTCTGTTTTTTATCTTTTCCGAGCAGCACATTGAGCCGGGCAACGACATCGTCAATCCGATACCCTCCGCGCTTATTCCCCGTGATATTGAACATCGAAAAATCTTTCCGCACCAACGACGCTGACACCCCGCAGGCATCGGCCAGATTATCGGAAAACACCTTCACCAACCCCAAAGCCTTCATTTTGCGCATCACATTACGGTATTTCGCCAGACGCCGGATGACTTCCTGATTTCCAACCATTGGAAACTCCATTTATTGTTATTTGTATAACTTAAACTGCCAATTAGATGACTTGTTTTTGTAATTAATATTACCGGAATATTGTATAAACAACGTCAAAGGCATTTTTTTTATTTACCTACTACCCACCAGTCTTTATTGCTCAGACCTTAGAACAAGAATGCGGCAGTGCTCTTGAGATGGGGTCTCAGGAAGCACCATGAACCGGGGGGTTCAAGCCGGGGCTGACAACCAGGGAATCAGCAGAACGCTGAATACGGGACTAGCCAGGGGAAGATCTTTTTAACGTACGAACAGACGCTACTGGAGGGTGGAGACGATGACTGTTACTGCTGAAGAAAAAATGCTTACACCGGCCATCGACGCATTTATTGCGAAATGGAAGGAAAAGCCGGGCAACCTGATTATGGTCCTGCACCGCGTTCAAGAGGAGTTCGGCTACATTCCGCGACAGGCCGCCTTTGAAGTGGCCGAAGCCCTGGACATTCCGGTGGCGAAAATCTACGGCGTCATCACCTTCTATCACTTTTTCAAACTCACCAAACCCGGTCGAAACCGGATTGCGGTCTGCATGGGCACGGCCTGCTACCTTAAAGGCGGACAGGATTTGATTGAAGAATGCGAGCGCATCCTCGGCGTCGGCCTCAACACCGTGACCGAAGACGGTGAGTTCTCGGTGGAAGCGGTCCGCTGCATCGGTTGCTGCGGTCTCGCCCCGGTACTCACGGTGAACGGCGAAGTTTTCGGCAATGTCGACACCAAAGGCATGAAGAAAATCATCGAACAGTTCGAAGGGAAATAGACCGTGCACGCCAGCGTCTGTGATCTGATTACCGATTTGGTCCAGAACGCGATCGAGGCGCATGCGGAAGAGATCATGCTGAACGTCGAAGAGACGGAAAAAAATATTAAAGTCGTCATTCAGGACAACGGAAAAGGTATGAGTGCGGAAACACTGGAAAAAGCCAAAAACCCGTTCTGGTCGGACGGGAAACACCGGCACCGCAAAGTGGGCCTCGGCCTCCCCTTTCTTTTCCAAACGGTGGATATGACGGACGGATCGGCGGAGATCCAATCAGAAGAAGGAGTCGGAACCACAGTGACCTTCAATCTTGATCCTCAACATGTGGACCTTCCAATGTTTGGAAATTTTGTATCCACCGCCGTCTCGCTGATGACTTACGAATTTGATGGAAACCTGACCGTGCAGCACAGCAGAAACAGCAGGAGTTATTCGGTCAGTAAAAACGATCTGACCGATGCTCTGGGCAACCTGAACAACCTGGAAAACATGGTCCTTCTCAAACAGTTTATACAAAGCAACGAAGAGGAACTCCGATAGGACTTTTCAACGAAAGGTGGGAACAATGGCTAAAATGACACTGGATGAATTGCGCAGCCTGCGGGATTCAAAGAAAAAAGAGATGACGCAGCGCGATGGGGATAAAACGGCACAGATTGTGGTCGGCATGGGGACCTGCGGGATTGCGGCCGGAGCAAAAGAAGCCTTCGATGCCTTTCTCGATGAACTCGATAACCATGATGTGAAAAACACCCGTATCACACAGACCGGCTGCATGGGCCTCTGCTTTTCCGAGCCGACCGTGGAGGTTGCGGTTCCGGACATGCCGCGCGTGATCTATGGCAACGTTGATGCCGATGTGGCCCGCCGTATTGTTAAAGAACACATCATCGGAAAAGCGCTGGTTTCCGATCATATCTTCGACAAACCGGCGAAGGACATCATTGACGGGGAGACGAAATAACCATGGCTTTTAAAAACTATATTTTAGTCTGTGCCGGAACGGCCTGTGAATCCAGCAAGGGTGTTGCTCTGTACGAAGCGCTTGAAACCGAACTTAAAGCTCAGGGCGCTGAAGCCGATGCACAGCTCGTGAAAACCGGCTGTTTCGGGTTCTGCGAGCAGGGCCCGATCGTCAAAATTCTCCCCGACGAATCTTTCTACGTCAAAGTCGGCCCGGAACACGCCCAGAAAATCGTGGCCGAACACATCATTAAAGGGCGTCAGGTCAAAGAACTGCTCTACGATAAAGACCAGGCCGCCGGAACCGGCGCCGACAACATCGATTTTTACCAGAAACAGCAACGCATCGTGCTGCGCAACTGCGGCGTCATCAACCCGGAATATATCGATGAATATATCGCCCGCGACGGCTATGCCGCGCTGGAAAAAGTCATCTTCGATATGACCCCGGATCAGGTGATCCAGGAACTGAAGGACGCCGGGCTGCGCGGCCGCGGCGGCGCCGGTTTCCCGACCGGCATGAAATGGGGCTTCACCAAAGAGGCTCCCGGCGACCAGAAATATATCGTCTGTAACGCCGACGAAGGCGACCCGGGGGCCTACATGGACCGCTCCACCTGCGAAGGCGACCCCCACTCCGTGCTCGAAGCCATGACCATTGCCGGCCACACCGTCGGTGCCAATCAGGGGTTCATTTACATCCGTGCGGAATATCCGCTGGCCATTGAACGCCTCGAAAACGCTATTGCTCAGGCCCGCGAATACGGACTGCTCGGCGAAAACATTCTCGGTTCCGACTTCAGCTTCGACATCGAACTGCGCCTCGGAGCAGGCGCTTTTGTCTGCGGCGAAGAAACCGCCCTGCTCGCCTCCATCGAAGGCAAGCGCGGCATGCCGATTCCCCGCCCGCCCTTCCCGGCGGTTAAAGGCCTCTGGGGCAAACCCACCGTCATCAATAATGTCGAAACCTGGGCCAATATTCCGATGATCATCCTCAAGGGGTCCGAATGGTTCAGCAGCATCGGAACCGAAACCTCCAAAGGAACCAAAGTGTTTGCCCTCACCGGAAAAATTAATAATTCCGGACTGATTGAAGTGCCGATGGGGACCACACTGCGCGAAATCATCTACGATATCGGCGGCGGTATCCGCGGCGGCAAAAAATTCAAAGCCGCTCAGACCGGCGGCCCCTCCGGCGGGGTAATCACCGCAGATTATCTCGACACGCCGATCGACTACGAAAGCCTCATGAACATCGGTTCCATGATGGGCTCCGGCGGCATGATCGTGATGGATGAAGACGACTGCATGATCGACGTCACCAAGTTTTACCTCGAGTTCACCGTCGATGAATCCTGTGGCAAATGCGCCCCCTGCCGAATCGGCGGACGCACCAACTACAACATTCTCGATAAAATTTCCAAAGGTCAGGGCGAAATGGAAGACCTCGACAAACTCAAAGAACTGGCCCAGGCCATGCGCAAGGCGTCGCTCTGCGGTCTTGGGCAGACGGCGCCTAATCCAATCATGTCGACCCTGAACTATTTCGAAGAGGAATATCTCGAACACATCAACGACAAAAAATGCCGCGCCGGCAAGTGTAAAGATCTGCTGTCCTACACCATTATCTCAGACAAATGCATCGGTTGCACCGCCTGCGCCCGCGTCTGTCCGGTCGGCTGTATCAGCGGTGAAGTGAAAACCCCGCATGTCATTGACCAGGACCAGTGCATCAAGTGCGGCCAGTGTTATGACAAATGTAAATTTGACGCCATCCTGAAGGGATAAGGAGATAAAAAATGTCTATGATTGAAGCTGAAATCAACGGAATTCCCGTAAGCGTCCCTGAAGGCACCACCATCCTCAATGCCGCCAAAGAAGTGGGCGTACAGATTCCGAAACTCTGCTACCATTCCGACCTCGACGCCTGGGCCGCCTGCGGCATCTGCGTGGTCAAGGTGGAAGGTTCCCCGAAAATGCTCCGCGCCTGCGCCACGGCTATTGCGCCGGGCATGAAGGTGCTGACCCACGACCCGGAAGTGGTGGAAGTCCGCCGCACGGTCCTGGAACTGATTCTTTCCACCCACCCGAACGATTGTCTGCAATGCGGCCGCTCCGGAAACTGCGAACTGCAGACCCTTGCCGCCGATTTCGGTATCCGTGAAATCCCGTTTGAAAAACGGGTTGAACATATCGAGCCGGACACTTCCACAACCTCGATTGTGCTGAATCCGGAAAAATGCATCAAATGCGGTCGCTGCGTACTGGTCTGCCAGGAAATGCAGGGGGTCTATGCCCTCGAGTTTATCGGCCGCGGCGACGGTACCCGCCTGGCTCCGGCCGCCGATGTAAATCTGGAGGAGTCTCCCTGCATCAAATGCGGTCAATGCTCGGCCCACTGCCCGGTCGGCGCAATCTACGAAAAAGACGAAACGAAAATCGTCTGGGACGAAATCAAGAAACACGAAAAACACTGCGTGGTTCAGGTGGCCCCGGCCGTACGTGTCGCCATTGGCGAAGCATTCGATATGGAGCCCGGCGAGCTGGCTACCGGGCAGCTCTATGCCGCCCTGCGCCGCCTCGGTTTTGATGCGGTGTTCGACACCAACTTCTCGGCCGACCTCACCATTCTGGAAGAAGGCACCGAATTTGTGAAGCGCTTCACCGAAGGCGGCGAACTTCCTCAGCTCACCTCCTGCTGTCCGGCGTGGACCGACTATATGGAAAAATTCGCCACCGACTTTATCCCGAATTTCTCTTCGGCAAAATCGCCGCAGCAGATGCTCGGCGCCATGGCGAAAACCTATTATGCCGAAAAGGCCGATATTGAAGCCCGGGACATGTTTGTGGTTTCCATCATGCCCTGTACCGCCAAGAAATTTGAAGTCGGCCGCGACGATAACATGAACTCCACCGGTTTCCAGGATGTGGATGTGGCCCTGACCACCCGCGAACTGGCCCGCATGATCAAGCAGGCCGGCATCGACTTCAAATCCCTTCCGGACGAAGAAGCGGACAGCCTGCTCGGCACTTATACCGGTGCCGGAACCCTCTTCGGTGTGACCGGCGGCGTGATGGAAGCCGCGCTGCGCTCCGCCTACTACCTGATCACCAAAGAAGATCTGGCCGACGTGAACTTCATGGAATGCCGCGGCCTCGAAGGAGTGAAAGAAGCCGAGATCGATATCAAAGGCACCAAAGTCCGCATTGCCATTGCCCATCAGATGGGCAACATCGAAGCCGTGCTCAACCGCGTCCGCGAAGCCAAAGCCAACAACGAAGAGACTCCATGGCACTTTATCGAAGTCATGGCCTGTCGCGGCGGTTGCATCGGCGGCGGCGGTCAGCCCCACGGCGCAACCGACGAAGTCCGTCTGAAACGTACACAGGGCATCTATGCTGACGACGAAAAATCGGTGCAGCGCTGCTCTCACCACAATCCGGAAATCACCCGTATCTACGAAGATTTCCTGGGCGAACCCTGCAGTCACAAAGCACACGAACTGCTCCACACCGATTACATCGAGCGGGCAGCCTACAAGAAATAAGCCGTCTGCCAACAGCTGAAAACCGTCCCTTTCGGGGGGCGGTTTTTTTGTGCCTGCGCCTTGCTTTCTTCAAAGAGGCAACTAGACTGCAATAAATCGAATACATGCGGGTTTAATTTTACCTATGAATTACAGAACTCTTTTTTTATCGGCTATTGCAGCATCAACAATCACGGTCCTTCCTCTTTATGGTCAGGGACTTCCGCCGGCCTTTCCCACCGGGCGGCCTGTGCAGGCCGCACCGGCGGCGCCCGCCGTACAGGCCAACGTTCCGGAAGAAGTGGTTGAACAACGATCTCAACCGGTTCAGACGGTTACAAAAGTCGCACCGGGCCTCGAAAATGATCTGTACAATTTTGCGTTTGAGGGTGCTCCGCTTGAAGTGGTGATGGAGGAATATTGCCGCTGGACCGATAGAATCTACCTGAAAACCGATGCCGTAAAAGCCAATATCACGCTGCGTTCCGAGAAGAAGATCCCTGTAACCGAAGCCATCAAAGTGGTTGAAGCCATACTGGCCATGAATAATATCGCGCTGGTTCCTATGGGCGATAAATATGTCAAAGTGGTTCAGGCCACCGCTGGCGATTTCACCGGACAGGGGCTGGATATCCAGCTCGATCCTGAACTTCCACTGGGTTCCGGAAACCGTTTTGTCACCCGTATCGTCACGCTGCAGAATGTGGAAATCCCCGAAGTGCAGGCCGCTGTGCAGCACGTGATGCATGCCTACGGAAAAATCATGGCACTGCAGCGCAGCAACAGCCTCATGATCACCGACACGGAAGCCAATGTAAAACGCGCCTTGGAAATTATTGATTTTATCGACCAGGCCACGGCCAAAGTGGAATCACGTATTTATCAGATTCAGCATGCCGAAGCGCAGGAAATTGCCAGTAAACTGACTGAAATCATTGACGCGGCGCAAGGCGATGAACCGTCCCCTGCCGTAACCACGGGCAACCGTTATGCGCGAACCCCGCCGGGAGTCATCCGGGCCGGAGCAGCCAACAACCCGAACAGCCGGAACGCCGCAACCCCCACGCAGGCATCCATCGGACAGACTGAAGGGGCATCAGCCACAATGATTCAGGGCACGGTCAAAGTACTCGCTGACGAACGCACTAACATCATCATCATCTTTTCACAGCCGTTGAACTTTCAGTTTTTCGACGAAATCATCAAAGTGCTCGACATCGAAGTCGAACCGGCCACAACCTTCGAGGTCATTCATCTTGAATATGCAGACGCTTCGGACCTCTCCGGTACCATCAACGATTTGATCGGCACTGCCGGCGGCAGCTCCCGCAGCTCCTCGTCATCGAGCTCTCGCAGCAGTTCTTCAAATTCTTCACGCAGCTCGAACACCAGAAATACAGGATCTTCGCGCAGCACTTCAGGCACAAGTGTTACGCCGAATGCCGCACCTGCCGGAGCTCCTTCTATTGAAAACCTCAACCGACTGTCCGAGGATACCAAAGTGCTGGCCGATGAACGCTCCAACGCCATTCTGCTGATGGGCAGCAAAGGAGACATTGCGGTCATCAAGCAGTTGATCCGTGAACTCGATATCATGCTGGAACAGGTGATCATTGAAGCCGCCATTTTTGAGATTGGCCTGACCGACACACTCCGCCACGGCATTGACTGGCTTTATCAAGCCTCGGACAGCACTAAAGTGGGTGGCTGGGACGG contains:
- a CDS encoding sulfatase; translated protein: MKKWIAYFMIAAGVAMAAEKPNIVLFFVDDLGWNNLGYRNPDLFETPNIDQLAKDGIDFQQGYVAGPVCSPSRATLLTGKHPARLKMVRHVRTDTKKGIQLIYDEQGRPSHHLLPTDPARFPSKNWVDLEQVSYAEALKELGYYNLFLGKWHIGEEGFYPVDQGFDRQVGTTDHGSPNNYYPDYFRDTDILDEADSETYLTDRLTDELVTFIEGWDQKQPLMVSMWYYNVHSPNIGRKDLVRKFENRPGLKDEPKRVQYAAQVAAVDESIGRIRAALEAKGMDKNTVIVFTSDQGSLYEWAPYRGGKRVDTLCEGGARVPFIVSWPGVAPAGVRNDSIVQTADLFPTFVEIAGGNPAVYPDLDGVSLLPVIRENSTLKRNEPIYGYRAYEDLYASVREGDWKLLGYRSGKTALYNLKTDRVEQNDLAAKNPEKVQELVEKLKAWEKEMDVEQYSGFQ
- a CDS encoding alpha-L-fucosidase, coding for MMKKMIVAIYGLSLLSVPVFGGGGPLEKPASKMEPDWDSIRSHYQCPEWFRDAKFGIFLHWGPYSVPAYGSEKYPKYMYYPTRGERNGMDIYSHHIKTYGDLSAFGYKDFIPLFKAEKFDATEWVNLFNDAGAKYVVPVAEHHDGFAMYDSKYTRWNVVNMGPKRDTMRELADATRKAGLKFGVSSHFANHRGYFSKKDPGWDTNDPHYQDLYWKKIERGSKPSREFMELWWNRTTDIIDQYEPDLLWFDFGLDKPGWDSMHKRILAYYYNKGIDWKKGVVFQDKNMKNASFPEDLIVLDIERGRMSEIRKLPWQTDTAVGKFSWGYIQGEQYKTSDYLLDELIDIVSKNGCLLLNIGPKADGTIPEEDKAILREMGAWLKLNGEAIYGSRPWKIYGEGPTKISAGHHSEQENADNVSADIRFTQKGDTLYAISLGWPEDGAFNITSLAAGNPLESRPVKTVEFISGGAVVWKQTPQGLAIQVQGDKPCEAAYVFRINYKSFSDE
- a CDS encoding redox-sensing transcriptional repressor Rex; amino-acid sequence: MVGNQEVIRRLAKYRNVMRKMKALGLVKVFSDNLADACGVSASLVRKDFSMFNITGNKRGGYRIDDVVARLNVLLGKDKKQKIVIIGCGKLGQALMNHNGFPRVGIRVVAAFDSDPRVLDAEAPIPIFHIKRIREFIDANKIKVAALTVPEPSAQSMVETLKKTCCSGVINFSPIVLKSDEDFLIHNINIEQEIENLFYNIHFAEIHSAKTDEK
- a CDS encoding NAD(P)H-dependent oxidoreductase subunit E, giving the protein MTVTAEEKMLTPAIDAFIAKWKEKPGNLIMVLHRVQEEFGYIPRQAAFEVAEALDIPVAKIYGVITFYHFFKLTKPGRNRIAVCMGTACYLKGGQDLIEECERILGVGLNTVTEDGEFSVEAVRCIGCCGLAPVLTVNGEVFGNVDTKGMKKIIEQFEGK
- a CDS encoding ATP-binding protein; its protein translation is MHASVCDLITDLVQNAIEAHAEEIMLNVEETEKNIKVVIQDNGKGMSAETLEKAKNPFWSDGKHRHRKVGLGLPFLFQTVDMTDGSAEIQSEEGVGTTVTFNLDPQHVDLPMFGNFVSTAVSLMTYEFDGNLTVQHSRNSRSYSVSKNDLTDALGNLNNLENMVLLKQFIQSNEEELR
- a CDS encoding (2Fe-2S) ferredoxin domain-containing protein — translated: MAKMTLDELRSLRDSKKKEMTQRDGDKTAQIVVGMGTCGIAAGAKEAFDAFLDELDNHDVKNTRITQTGCMGLCFSEPTVEVAVPDMPRVIYGNVDADVARRIVKEHIIGKALVSDHIFDKPAKDIIDGETK
- the nuoF gene encoding NADH-quinone oxidoreductase subunit NuoF encodes the protein MAFKNYILVCAGTACESSKGVALYEALETELKAQGAEADAQLVKTGCFGFCEQGPIVKILPDESFYVKVGPEHAQKIVAEHIIKGRQVKELLYDKDQAAGTGADNIDFYQKQQRIVLRNCGVINPEYIDEYIARDGYAALEKVIFDMTPDQVIQELKDAGLRGRGGAGFPTGMKWGFTKEAPGDQKYIVCNADEGDPGAYMDRSTCEGDPHSVLEAMTIAGHTVGANQGFIYIRAEYPLAIERLENAIAQAREYGLLGENILGSDFSFDIELRLGAGAFVCGEETALLASIEGKRGMPIPRPPFPAVKGLWGKPTVINNVETWANIPMIILKGSEWFSSIGTETSKGTKVFALTGKINNSGLIEVPMGTTLREIIYDIGGGIRGGKKFKAAQTGGPSGGVITADYLDTPIDYESLMNIGSMMGSGGMIVMDEDDCMIDVTKFYLEFTVDESCGKCAPCRIGGRTNYNILDKISKGQGEMEDLDKLKELAQAMRKASLCGLGQTAPNPIMSTLNYFEEEYLEHINDKKCRAGKCKDLLSYTIISDKCIGCTACARVCPVGCISGEVKTPHVIDQDQCIKCGQCYDKCKFDAILKG
- a CDS encoding NADH-dependent [FeFe] hydrogenase, group A6, with amino-acid sequence MSMIEAEINGIPVSVPEGTTILNAAKEVGVQIPKLCYHSDLDAWAACGICVVKVEGSPKMLRACATAIAPGMKVLTHDPEVVEVRRTVLELILSTHPNDCLQCGRSGNCELQTLAADFGIREIPFEKRVEHIEPDTSTTSIVLNPEKCIKCGRCVLVCQEMQGVYALEFIGRGDGTRLAPAADVNLEESPCIKCGQCSAHCPVGAIYEKDETKIVWDEIKKHEKHCVVQVAPAVRVAIGEAFDMEPGELATGQLYAALRRLGFDAVFDTNFSADLTILEEGTEFVKRFTEGGELPQLTSCCPAWTDYMEKFATDFIPNFSSAKSPQQMLGAMAKTYYAEKADIEARDMFVVSIMPCTAKKFEVGRDDNMNSTGFQDVDVALTTRELARMIKQAGIDFKSLPDEEADSLLGTYTGAGTLFGVTGGVMEAALRSAYYLITKEDLADVNFMECRGLEGVKEAEIDIKGTKVRIAIAHQMGNIEAVLNRVREAKANNEETPWHFIEVMACRGGCIGGGGQPHGATDEVRLKRTQGIYADDEKSVQRCSHHNPEITRIYEDFLGEPCSHKAHELLHTDYIERAAYKK
- the gspD gene encoding type II secretion system secretin GspD; translation: MNYRTLFLSAIAASTITVLPLYGQGLPPAFPTGRPVQAAPAAPAVQANVPEEVVEQRSQPVQTVTKVAPGLENDLYNFAFEGAPLEVVMEEYCRWTDRIYLKTDAVKANITLRSEKKIPVTEAIKVVEAILAMNNIALVPMGDKYVKVVQATAGDFTGQGLDIQLDPELPLGSGNRFVTRIVTLQNVEIPEVQAAVQHVMHAYGKIMALQRSNSLMITDTEANVKRALEIIDFIDQATAKVESRIYQIQHAEAQEIASKLTEIIDAAQGDEPSPAVTTGNRYARTPPGVIRAGAANNPNSRNAATPTQASIGQTEGASATMIQGTVKVLADERTNIIIIFSQPLNFQFFDEIIKVLDIEVEPATTFEVIHLEYADASDLSGTINDLIGTAGGSSRSSSSSSSRSSSSNSSRSSNTRNTGSSRSTSGTSVTPNAAPAGAPSIENLNRLSEDTKVLADERSNAILLMGSKGDIAVIKQLIRELDIMLEQVIIEAAIFEIGLTDTLRHGIDWLYQASDSTKVGGWDGSSLVGSTNGLGTVASGALTYYQNIAGIDTEVAINLAATDNNARLLATPVIMTTDNTEASLSIGEQRPVVTSTSTYNNSAGTTSSNYEYKDIGIQLTVTPRINPQRFVVMELTQQADQIGGSVTIDGNDVPVILNREFGASIAVPDGGTVALGGLIQTEVSDDVTKIPLLGDIPFIGRYLFSSVTKSETQRELVVLMTPYVIDDISAMTKQTERLYKGTNLRQKDWNGSWSESELRFIPDPVEEDDQAPATQQQMAPTATSADIQALMDEMSQQGAQQ